From the Clostridiales bacterium FE2011 genome, one window contains:
- a CDS encoding purine biosynthesis protein PurH: MRSILIKDTTREERAAIVAEAIGNTEGACDGCAPGFIRMYEDYIEGRLELREVNAAFRAGYVSGGEGPEKTGCEMM, translated from the coding sequence ATGAGAAGTATACTGATTAAGGACACAACCCGGGAGGAACGGGCGGCTATTGTGGCGGAAGCCATCGGGAATACCGAGGGCGCCTGTGACGGCTGCGCACCCGGATTCATCCGGATGTATGAGGACTATATTGAAGGCCGTCTGGAACTCCGGGAGGTGAACGCGGCCTTCCGTGCCGGCTATGTTTCCGGCGGGGAAGGTCCGGAAAAAACCGGATGTGAAATGATGTAA
- a CDS encoding metallophosphoesterase, translating into MRRERNQYIFASELNRRNRSHHFRNAVLILLPMLIILLWAFNATIARSVLLREEKLTILDLPPDLENFSILHISDLHGARFGEEQKGIKNALGDTRYSCVVMTGDMLGEDGDVEPLLELIRLMPHDTPKYLIPGDTDGSFIETRAHSSLSVYTDWAEKVQAAGVTILDKPALITREKGRLWLVPEELYALDLRGMQSTLEQQADELGRRAASLTADDAARMRSLEYEKQRIESVKEIKKEFTTEDIQVVLTHTPLSEDYVADMIAWSEKDDAFSMRYSSLILAGHYNGGQWRIPFVGAIYVPELGWLPKDDLIQGLSYLSGIPQYISPGMGSDPHYEHQPGRIFNNPVITKITLTRKAER; encoded by the coding sequence GTGCGGCGGGAGAGGAATCAGTACATTTTTGCTTCGGAGCTCAACAGGAGAAACCGGAGCCATCATTTCCGCAACGCGGTTCTGATCCTGCTGCCGATGCTGATCATTTTGCTGTGGGCGTTTAACGCTACGATTGCCCGCAGCGTGCTGCTTCGCGAGGAAAAGCTGACCATCCTGGACCTGCCGCCGGATCTGGAGAATTTCTCCATCCTGCATATCAGCGATCTTCACGGTGCACGGTTCGGCGAAGAACAGAAGGGCATCAAAAACGCACTGGGGGATACCCGGTATTCCTGTGTGGTGATGACCGGCGATATGCTGGGCGAGGACGGGGACGTTGAGCCCCTGCTGGAACTGATCCGCCTCATGCCCCACGATACGCCGAAGTACCTGATCCCCGGCGACACGGACGGATCGTTTATTGAGACAAGGGCGCACAGCAGCCTTTCCGTATATACCGACTGGGCGGAAAAAGTCCAGGCGGCCGGGGTGACTATCCTGGACAAGCCTGCGCTGATTACCCGGGAAAAGGGCCGGCTCTGGCTTGTGCCGGAAGAACTGTACGCATTGGACCTGCGGGGAATGCAGAGCACCCTTGAACAGCAGGCGGACGAACTGGGCCGCCGGGCTGCTTCACTGACGGCGGATGACGCGGCGCGGATGCGCTCGCTGGAATATGAGAAACAGCGGATTGAATCCGTGAAGGAAATCAAGAAAGAATTCACGACTGAAGATATCCAGGTGGTGCTGACCCATACCCCGCTGAGTGAAGATTATGTTGCGGATATGATCGCCTGGTCGGAAAAGGACGATGCGTTTTCCATGCGTTACTCGTCCCTGATCCTGGCCGGGCATTACAACGGCGGGCAGTGGCGTATTCCCTTTGTCGGCGCGATCTATGTGCCGGAACTGGGCTGGCTCCCGAAGGATGACCTGATCCAGGGACTCAGCTACCTTTCCGGCATTCCCCAGTACATCAGCCCGGGCATGGGTTCGGATCCCCATTATGAGCACCAGCCGGGCAGAATTTTCAACAATCCTGTAATCACAAAGATTACACTGACCAGGAAAGCAGAGAGATAA
- a CDS encoding MATE family efflux transporter, with the protein MFRIHREGRGRREINMTEGPLLPRILAFSGPLILTGILQLLYNAADVIVVGNYAGHEALAAVSSTGSLINLLVNVFMGLGVGASVAVARNYGARDVKALRKAEHTAMTLALFMGIAVGAFGFLAARPLLQMMDSPPDVIDGATLYVKIYFLGMPANMLYNFGAATMRAVGDTKRPMVYLMISGLVNVLLNLLLVIVFHMDVAGVAIATVASQIVSMVLVLLCLFRTRGVTQLNLRECRIDGKSLKEILRIGLPAGLQGSLFSISNVLIQSSVNSFGSLVVAGNGVASNIEGFVYTAMNAQHQADMTFASQNYGAGKADRVRKTLWCCLGIVTVIGLSMGLLILLFGAPLMSLYNSEAQVISDGLVRMGIIMPTYFLCGLMDVMVGQLRGIGYSIMPMIVSLTGACLLRIVWIMTIFAQNHTLTTLYMSYPVSWFVTFAIHFLCYMLVARKRLDKLTAPTPG; encoded by the coding sequence ATGTTTCGTATTCACCGGGAGGGACGGGGACGTCGTGAAATCAACATGACGGAAGGCCCGCTTCTTCCCCGGATCCTTGCCTTTTCGGGACCGCTGATCCTGACGGGTATCCTGCAGCTTCTGTATAACGCGGCGGATGTGATTGTGGTGGGCAACTATGCCGGCCATGAAGCGCTGGCCGCGGTTTCCTCCACCGGCTCGCTGATCAACCTGCTTGTGAATGTTTTTATGGGCTTGGGCGTCGGCGCGAGCGTGGCGGTTGCCCGGAATTACGGTGCCCGGGATGTAAAGGCGCTGCGGAAGGCAGAGCATACGGCCATGACGCTGGCGCTGTTCATGGGTATCGCGGTGGGCGCCTTTGGCTTCCTGGCAGCCCGGCCGCTGCTGCAGATGATGGATTCCCCGCCGGACGTGATTGACGGGGCTACGCTCTATGTGAAGATCTACTTCCTGGGCATGCCCGCCAATATGCTGTACAACTTCGGCGCGGCGACAATGCGGGCAGTCGGGGATACAAAGCGCCCCATGGTTTACCTGATGATTTCCGGCCTGGTGAATGTGCTGCTGAACCTGCTGCTGGTGATCGTGTTCCATATGGATGTGGCTGGTGTGGCGATTGCCACCGTGGCCAGCCAGATAGTCAGTATGGTGCTGGTACTGCTGTGCCTGTTCCGTACCCGGGGCGTAACCCAGCTGAATCTGCGGGAATGCCGGATTGACGGAAAGAGCCTGAAGGAGATCCTGCGCATCGGCCTGCCGGCAGGCTTGCAGGGCAGCCTTTTCTCCATTTCCAATGTGCTGATCCAGTCCTCGGTCAATTCCTTCGGCTCCCTGGTGGTTGCCGGAAACGGTGTGGCCTCCAATATCGAGGGCTTTGTCTATACGGCGATGAATGCCCAGCATCAGGCGGACATGACCTTTGCCAGCCAGAATTACGGGGCAGGTAAGGCGGACCGGGTACGGAAGACGCTCTGGTGCTGCCTGGGCATCGTCACGGTGATCGGGCTTTCCATGGGCCTGCTGATCCTGCTGTTCGGCGCGCCGCTGATGAGCCTGTACAATTCCGAGGCACAGGTGATTTCGGACGGCCTGGTGCGTATGGGCATCATTATGCCGACTTATTTCCTCTGCGGACTGATGGACGTGATGGTCGGCCAGCTGCGGGGTATCGGTTATTCCATTATGCCGATGATCGTATCCCTGACCGGGGCCTGCCTGCTGCGGATTGTCTGGATTATGACAATCTTCGCGCAGAACCATACCCTGACGACCCTTTATATGTCCTATCCGGTTTCGTGGTTCGTGACCTTCGCGATCCACTTCCTCTGCTATATGCTCGTGGCCCGGAAGCGGCTGGATAAGCTGACCGCGCCGACGCCGGGCTGA
- a CDS encoding site-specific DNA-methyltransferase, with product MFEQVKAEREVYGNGENLLVCGSVMKLPDEIRALAGKAQCVYVDPPFMTGEKFMRRRPYGEKGWKTGTPAPRYPAYEDRYTSEKQYLRLLRRVISVAKTLLNDTGVFYLHLDWRMSAPARLMCDREFGKTRFLNEIIWSYESGGRAKKYFSRKHDVILLYAKSKDYFFDLTRVPLARGDGKRNHMARGRDEQGRLFSYITSNGKEYRYYDDEPVYPGDVWNDISHLQQRDPERTGYATQKPLKLLERLLLPVTNPGDLVVDLCCGSGTALEAAQKLDCRFAGLDLNPEAVAITLSRLKPENLTVLCPCGGKAELLAENEENRFRMDGLEVSHPAFPARTTPLDNLESWETGILEDGVFRADQCFRRSYRYPELQQLLKTEKPVSAIMTTDAAGIRRAFEIK from the coding sequence ATGTTTGAACAGGTGAAGGCGGAACGGGAAGTATACGGAAACGGTGAAAACCTGCTGGTATGCGGCAGTGTGATGAAGCTGCCGGATGAGATCCGGGCGCTGGCCGGAAAGGCACAGTGCGTCTATGTGGATCCGCCCTTTATGACAGGGGAGAAGTTCATGCGCCGCCGGCCTTACGGCGAGAAGGGCTGGAAGACAGGAACGCCCGCACCGCGCTATCCGGCCTATGAAGACCGGTATACCAGTGAGAAACAGTACCTGCGCCTGCTCCGGCGGGTGATTTCCGTTGCCAAAACCCTTCTGAATGATACCGGCGTCTTTTATCTCCACCTGGACTGGCGTATGTCCGCGCCTGCCCGGCTGATGTGCGACCGGGAATTCGGCAAGACCCGATTCCTCAATGAGATTATCTGGAGCTATGAAAGCGGCGGCCGGGCGAAGAAGTACTTCTCCCGCAAACATGACGTTATTCTCCTCTACGCCAAATCCAAAGATTATTTCTTTGACCTGACCCGGGTGCCGCTGGCCCGCGGGGACGGAAAGCGGAACCATATGGCCCGCGGCAGGGATGAACAGGGCCGTCTCTTCTCCTATATCACCTCCAACGGCAAGGAGTACCGCTATTATGATGACGAGCCGGTTTATCCCGGAGACGTCTGGAATGATATCAGCCATCTGCAGCAGCGGGATCCGGAACGGACCGGATACGCGACCCAGAAACCGCTGAAGCTGCTGGAGCGGCTGCTGCTCCCGGTGACCAACCCCGGGGACCTGGTGGTGGATCTGTGCTGCGGCAGCGGTACGGCGCTGGAAGCCGCCCAGAAGCTGGACTGCCGTTTCGCCGGCCTGGACCTGAATCCGGAAGCCGTGGCAATCACTTTGTCCCGGCTGAAACCGGAGAACCTGACGGTGCTCTGCCCCTGCGGCGGAAAGGCGGAATTGCTGGCGGAGAATGAGGAGAACCGCTTCCGGATGGACGGACTGGAGGTTTCCCATCCCGCGTTCCCGGCCCGGACAACTCCGCTGGACAACCTGGAAAGCTGGGAGACAGGCATCCTGGAAGACGGCGTTTTCCGGGCGGATCAGTGCTTCCGGCGCAGCTACCGTTATCCGGAACTGCAGCAGCTCCTGAAGACGGAAAAACCGGTATCCGCGATTATGACCACGGACGCCGCGGGTATCCGCCGGGCATTTGAAATAAAATAA
- the recA gene encoding recombinase RecA, which translates to MAAKKPAKADKAPVSEGSSIQEEKLKALEHALADLDKQFGKGAVMKMGADAVNRDIPVIPTGCLTLDYALGVGGIPRGRIVEIYGPESSGKTTVALHVVAEAQRAGGIAAFVDAEHALDPLYAKKLGVKIDELYVSQPDTGEQALEITEALVRSGALDVVVIDSVAALVPKAEIDGEMGDSFVGLQARLMSQALRKLTGVINKTGCVAIFINQLREKVGVMYGNPETTPGGRALKFYSSVRLDVRKGEALKNGSEIIGNHTKVKVVKNKVAPPFRVAEFDIIYGEGISKEGTLLDMAVEYGIITKSGAFFSYGDQRLAQGRDNARVYLREHPELTAEIDQKVRAILFAPKDMTPDEAKAVEAQKQEEEDDLALLDEDI; encoded by the coding sequence ATGGCAGCGAAAAAACCCGCAAAAGCTGATAAGGCTCCCGTCTCCGAAGGCAGCAGCATTCAGGAAGAAAAGCTCAAAGCATTGGAGCACGCGCTGGCCGATCTGGACAAGCAGTTCGGTAAGGGTGCCGTGATGAAAATGGGAGCCGATGCGGTCAACCGCGATATCCCCGTGATTCCCACCGGCTGCCTGACCCTGGACTATGCCCTGGGCGTCGGCGGTATTCCGCGGGGCCGGATCGTTGAGATCTACGGACCGGAATCTTCCGGTAAAACCACCGTTGCCCTGCATGTGGTGGCGGAGGCGCAGAGGGCCGGCGGTATCGCCGCTTTCGTGGACGCGGAGCATGCCCTCGATCCCCTTTACGCGAAGAAGCTGGGCGTCAAAATTGACGAGCTCTACGTTTCCCAGCCGGATACCGGTGAGCAGGCACTGGAGATTACCGAAGCGCTGGTGCGCAGCGGCGCGCTGGATGTGGTGGTTATTGACTCCGTGGCTGCCCTGGTGCCGAAGGCTGAAATCGACGGTGAAATGGGCGACTCCTTCGTGGGCCTGCAGGCCCGCCTGATGAGCCAGGCCCTCCGTAAGCTGACCGGCGTGATCAACAAGACCGGCTGCGTGGCGATCTTCATCAACCAGCTGCGTGAAAAGGTCGGTGTGATGTACGGCAACCCGGAGACGACTCCCGGCGGCCGCGCGCTGAAGTTCTATTCCTCCGTCCGCCTGGATGTCCGCAAGGGTGAAGCCCTGAAGAACGGATCTGAAATCATCGGTAACCACACCAAGGTCAAGGTGGTCAAGAATAAAGTGGCTCCGCCTTTCCGCGTTGCCGAGTTCGATATCATCTACGGTGAAGGCATCAGCAAGGAAGGAACCCTGCTGGATATGGCCGTGGAGTACGGCATCATCACCAAGAGCGGCGCCTTCTTCTCCTATGGCGATCAGCGCCTGGCCCAGGGCCGGGACAATGCCCGCGTTTACCTGCGTGAGCATCCGGAACTGACCGCGGAAATCGACCAGAAGGTCCGCGCAATCCTCTTTGCGCCCAAGGACATGACCCCGGACGAGGCCAAGGCCGTGGAAGCCCAGAAGCAGGAAGAAGAGGACGATCTCGCCCTGCTGGATGAGGACATCTGA